Proteins from a single region of Chrysemys picta bellii isolate R12L10 chromosome 9, ASM1138683v2, whole genome shotgun sequence:
- the ADIPOQ gene encoding adiponectin isoform X1, with product MTILSTAFLKGLQQTSQDAKAAEFTMKLVPNLLLCLLLLVQLYHTETTDEEPQPPKGPCANWMGGAPGYPGHNGVPGRDGKDGKDGQKGENGEPGEPGPKGDTGEGGAPGTEGSRGFPGIPGMKGEKGEGAYVYRSAFSVGLTNRAPVPNIPIRFTKIFYNEQNHYDETTGKFRCSIPGLYYFTYHLTVYITDVKVSLYKKDKAVLFTYDQFQRNNVDQASGSILLHLSAGEEVWLQVYGEEEKENNGIYADNINDSTFTGFLLYPDLDLR from the exons AGTTCACAATGAAGCTGGTGCCAAACCTCCTCCTttgcttgctgctgctggtgcaaCTGTATCACACTGAAACAACAGATGAAGAACCACAGCCACCTAAAGGGCCTTGTGCAAATTGGATGGGAGGAGCACCAGGTTACCCAGGCCACAACGGCGTCCCAGGCAGAGATGGAAAGGATGGGAAAGACGGGCAAAAGGGAGAGAACGGAGAGCCAG GTGAGCCAGGCCCCAAAGGGGATACTGGAGAGGGAGGAGCTCCTGGCACTGAAGGCTCAAGAGGATTTCCAGGAATCCCAGGGATgaaaggggagaagggagaaggtGCTTATGTTTACCGATCTGCCTTCAGCGTTGGGCTCACAAACAGAGCCCCCGTCCCCAACATTCCCATCAGATTCACAAAAATCTTCTACAATGAACAAAATCACTACGATGAAACCACAGGGAAGTTCCGCTGCAGCATCCCAGGCCTGTACTATTTCACATACCACCTCACTGTGTATATAACAGATGTGAAAGTCAGTCTGTACAAGAAGGACAAGGCAGTGCTATTCACCTATGATCAGTTCCAGAGAAACAATGTCGACCAAGCTTCCGGGTCTATTTTGCTTCACCTGAGTGCCGGAGAAGAAGTTTGGCTTCAAGTGtatggagaagaagaaaaagaaaacaatggtATCTATGCTGATAATATCAATGATTCTACTTTCACGGGTTTCCTCCTTTATCCAGATTTGGATCTTCGTTAA
- the ADIPOQ gene encoding adiponectin isoform X2, which translates to MKLVPNLLLCLLLLVQLYHTETTDEEPQPPKGPCANWMGGAPGYPGHNGVPGRDGKDGKDGQKGENGEPGEPGPKGDTGEGGAPGTEGSRGFPGIPGMKGEKGEGAYVYRSAFSVGLTNRAPVPNIPIRFTKIFYNEQNHYDETTGKFRCSIPGLYYFTYHLTVYITDVKVSLYKKDKAVLFTYDQFQRNNVDQASGSILLHLSAGEEVWLQVYGEEEKENNGIYADNINDSTFTGFLLYPDLDLR; encoded by the exons ATGAAGCTGGTGCCAAACCTCCTCCTttgcttgctgctgctggtgcaaCTGTATCACACTGAAACAACAGATGAAGAACCACAGCCACCTAAAGGGCCTTGTGCAAATTGGATGGGAGGAGCACCAGGTTACCCAGGCCACAACGGCGTCCCAGGCAGAGATGGAAAGGATGGGAAAGACGGGCAAAAGGGAGAGAACGGAGAGCCAG GTGAGCCAGGCCCCAAAGGGGATACTGGAGAGGGAGGAGCTCCTGGCACTGAAGGCTCAAGAGGATTTCCAGGAATCCCAGGGATgaaaggggagaagggagaaggtGCTTATGTTTACCGATCTGCCTTCAGCGTTGGGCTCACAAACAGAGCCCCCGTCCCCAACATTCCCATCAGATTCACAAAAATCTTCTACAATGAACAAAATCACTACGATGAAACCACAGGGAAGTTCCGCTGCAGCATCCCAGGCCTGTACTATTTCACATACCACCTCACTGTGTATATAACAGATGTGAAAGTCAGTCTGTACAAGAAGGACAAGGCAGTGCTATTCACCTATGATCAGTTCCAGAGAAACAATGTCGACCAAGCTTCCGGGTCTATTTTGCTTCACCTGAGTGCCGGAGAAGAAGTTTGGCTTCAAGTGtatggagaagaagaaaaagaaaacaatggtATCTATGCTGATAATATCAATGATTCTACTTTCACGGGTTTCCTCCTTTATCCAGATTTGGATCTTCGTTAA